The window AGAGGCTGCGAAAACAGGTGGTCTTGTTATTACTATGAATGGGAATCATGAGATTATGAATGTTGATGGGGACTTTCGCTATGTGACTCGTGAGGGGCTCGAGGAGTTTAAGAATTGGGCAATGTGGCAATGTGTAGGGAATGTTATGAAGAAAATGTGTAGTGGGGTGGACGAAAATTTTGTGAATAAGGATTTGTTTGATGGGGTTCCTTGTGAATTCCGAAACATTAAGCCCGAGTTGTTGACCGGTGTTAGAGCCCGAGTTGCTGCTATGAGGCCAAATGGGTTGATAGCAAATAGATTCTTGTCCAAGAACCAGACAGTTGTTGTAGTTGGGGACTCAGTTTTTGCTCATGGAGGGTTGTTGCAGAAACATGTATCATACGGATTAGAGCGTGTGAACAAAGATGTAAGGGATTGGATTCGGGGGGCAAAGGAGAAGGTGGCAAATCAATTAGTGAGGGGGAGGAATTCTATTGTTTGGTTAAGGAATTTTTCGAACGAATTGGCGAAAGATTGTGATTGTTCAATGCTTGAGCATGTACTCGAGACAATTCCTGGAGCGAAGAGAATGATCATGGGACATACGATTCAAAGTGGTGGTATTAATGCAATTTGTGGTAACCGAGCAATAAGGATAGATGTAGGAATGTCGTGGGGGTGTGGGAATGGATTACCAGAGGTTTTGGAGATCATTGAAAACTCGGAGGTTCGCATTTTGACTTCCAATCCTTTGTATCTGAAAGGGTATGGAGCTTCTCTGCCTCCCAATGAGAAAGATGGCATTGGTTCATTGATACCAGAACAAAGAGTGAGGCAAATTGAGGTGAATGCTTGAATACAGATGTATTAAAATGCCTCAAGTTACATCTGTATATGGAATTCTTGTAGGGTGTATTTGGATGGGAAGGTTTGAAGCTATAAATCCACTCTACTTGTTTGTCTAGTTAAAGTTTATTGACTTTGAAATCCTTAAGTTAGCATTTTAGCCTATTTTGCAATGATAGTAAGCCATTCAAACTCTTCATTTTCGGTATAATTTGAAATCAGTGAAACCTTTTGCAAAATCAAATTCCTCCATCTGAACACAAGCTTGGTTATTTATTCCTTTGAATGGGATGTTTACCTAGTTTTTTGCTCTGGTACATTGGTGTAAAACTGTAGTCAAGATGCTCAATTCAAATGTTAATATCATAGATTCTTCTATATGTAAAGCATTTGTTCTGTGGGTATATTTGAAGAGCTGATTCATTCTTCTTATAAGGTGTTTGCGAGCCACATAGTCCACATAGTGTCTTGTTTCTTTCATTTTCTTTGCACCATTTGGATAgtgtcttgtttcattcattttattgGCACCATTTGGATCGTGGGATGAGATGATAAAGATTTATAATATGATGCTGATACATTGATGGATATGCATAACAcaactattttatttcaaattattttattactcgAGTCAAACGCTCGAAGTTTATCCTTAACTCAAAATGGTAGAATTGTAATCTAGTGAGGCACATTCATTTGCATTCGCTTCGGTTAATGGTGCTTCTGCTAATATAGCATTTTTCCCCGATTCAATATTAGATGCCAGAAAGATTTTCTTGTTGAAGTGGAGCCAACGATTATAAAAACAAATGccaatatttttttgtggttCTTTTGTCACG of the Primulina huaijiensis isolate GDHJ02 chromosome 1, ASM1229523v2, whole genome shotgun sequence genome contains:
- the LOC140987333 gene encoding shewanella-like protein phosphatase 2, giving the protein MKTTDPPNGVSAIDCGLIPSLLSSFVDTFIDFSVSGGLFLPPDPLNNTGNPLQTVFPQPSRLIAIGDLHGDLIKSKQALRLAGLIDPGDRWSGGSATVVQVGDIFDRGGDEIKLLYFFEKLKREAAKTGGLVITMNGNHEIMNVDGDFRYVTREGLEEFKNWAMWQCVGNVMKKMCSGVDENFVNKDLFDGVPCEFRNIKPELLTGVRARVAAMRPNGLIANRFLSKNQTVVVVGDSVFAHGGLLQKHVSYGLERVNKDVRDWIRGAKEKVANQLVRGRNSIVWLRNFSNELAKDCDCSMLEHVLETIPGAKRMIMGHTIQSGGINAICGNRAIRIDVGMSWGCGNGLPEVLEIIENSEVRILTSNPLYLKGYGASLPPNEKDGIGSLIPEQRVRQIEVNA